TGGCATGCGAATGAGCGATTCCTTGCGAAAACTGGTTTTCTGTTTCTCCTCGAAAACATTTGCGAAGAGCAGGCGAACCGCGTTGGAACCGATATCGATGGCTGCGAATTTCAAGAGACGACTTGGGTTTTGAAAATTTAAGAATGCGTAACCGGTTTAGCTGGCGCGTACTTTGCCGTAAGTTTAGTGAATTTTTTTTTCATATGGAAGCCCCGAAGTAAGCGACTGCCTAAAAGTCCGGGATGACTTCCCTCGGAACCCTGTCACACGGAGTTTTCGTCCGCGCCGGTTTGCGCATAAAACGAGATTTCGACAGCGATTTATGACTCGTGGATTAATTCACGATTAATAATCTGTAAAGATTCTGTAAAATATCACGAAATAGCTCTTAACGTTTTCTTCATCAGTTTTTTATTTTTACATGATGTCTTTGGTTTAGATTGGGGCCGTCAATTCGTACAAAAAAACTGTTTTTTGTAACGGCGATTTTACAAAATGGCTACCTGCTCATGACAACACACTCCTCGAATTTTAGTAAAATTGTACGCGTTGCAGTTGATTACCTCCTGTTTCTCAACATCGGTCAATGCAATATATAATCAACGGCTTAAAGGAGATCATCATGACGCAAGACAAAACTCTGCGAGTGCAAACCGTTTTGAATGAGGAGCTTGCCGGGAACGAACTAGCCCCTCTCGCCAGTTTCGAACTTGCAGATGCCGCTGTCCAAGGGCAACAGCGCGGGGAAATTGTGTTGCAAGGCGTGATCGCCGGACCAAGCGCGGCAGCCTTATCTCGCTTTTTGGAAACGGTTTTGCATTATCCTGCGACGCACTGGACAATTGACATGAAAAACTTGCCAGTGCTGAGCTTGGGCGGTTTGTACCATTTGGCAAGATTCGTTAAGAAATTGCACAGCCGCGGCATGGTGTTGGAAGTATGCGGCATTCACCGTCACGTTTATATGACGATGAAAAATCTCAACCTTGTGTACCTCTTTGCCTGGGCCGATTGAGAAATTCAACAAGTCAAGGAGCCTAATCTTGTCTATTATCGAAGCAGAGAGCTTTCACAGTGACGAAATCGCCATCGCGATTTCAGACGAATTTCCCCTGGCGACTTTATTGCTGGTGATGTGCGACCCACAGCAACGCCAGATGTGCAAATTGGACATGGAGTCGCAAGGTTATCATGTTCTGAGCACGTCTTTGGGGCATGAGGCGCTGAAAGCATTGCGCCATACCCCGGTTGACCTCGTGATTGTCGATGCCGTCTTGCCTGACATGCACGGCCTTGATCTCATCGGTAAAATCGCCGCTCACGATTCCCGTTTGCCCATCATTCTTCGCGCTCCGGCTCAGGATCTTGCCAGCAATTTTCGATACTGGGCGGCGGATGCCGTCGTCGCAGATGCGCCTGGCGAGGGCTATTTTCAGACAGAAGAAATTGCGCTGCTCTTGCAGAATGGCAAAAGCCTCAACTGATGAGCTTCATGTTAAGTTAATATGAAGCTCTCAATCTCTTGATATTCCATTCCCTATTTGTTCTCCTCCTTCCCCCAATTCCCTTCTCTCGGTTGACACGTTAACAATCTTTTAATGTGTCATTCATTCCGAATTAATCTTTACACGTTATACTTCTCCCGGGTAAAGCGACGGCGCTACCCACACGCCTCTAATATCGAAAGGAGAAGCACTATGACCACAAGTACGAAGATGTTAAACATGCTCAAAGCGGCAATTCTTGCCGTTTTCATGAGCATGGCCGCAGCCGTGACGGCAGGCGTTCCGGCAGACGGCAAAATCAAGGGCAAAGCGGTCGACGCCCAAACCGGTGAAGCTCTGCCGGGAGTAAATGTTTTG
Above is a window of Cytophagia bacterium CHB2 DNA encoding:
- a CDS encoding STAS domain-containing protein, which gives rise to MTQDKTLRVQTVLNEELAGNELAPLASFELADAAVQGQQRGEIVLQGVIAGPSAAALSRFLETVLHYPATHWTIDMKNLPVLSLGGLYHLARFVKKLHSRGMVLEVCGIHRHVYMTMKNLNLVYLFAWAD
- a CDS encoding response regulator; its protein translation is MSIIEAESFHSDEIAIAISDEFPLATLLLVMCDPQQRQMCKLDMESQGYHVLSTSLGHEALKALRHTPVDLVIVDAVLPDMHGLDLIGKIAAHDSRLPIILRAPAQDLASNFRYWAADAVVADAPGEGYFQTEEIALLLQNGKSLN